A single window of Lysobacter oculi DNA harbors:
- a CDS encoding lysoplasmalogenase codes for MPASAWVTISACALACTALLFSEVRHWRTGRMIFKTLASTAFVLLALQLDAAASAYGRAILLALGLSWLGDVLLLSTRSRIFLIGIASFLLAHLAFSWAFVLHGFDGRAAIGAVVVMAAFGIAILAWLRPHLSGLYRFAVPAYVLAIVMIVSLSVAASVATGTWSLAAGAVLFAVSDISVARDRFVSPGYVNRLWGLPLYYLAQIVLLSTLGLHATN; via the coding sequence ATGCCGGCTTCTGCATGGGTGACGATCAGCGCATGCGCCTTGGCGTGCACGGCGTTGCTGTTCTCCGAAGTGCGGCACTGGCGCACGGGCCGGATGATCTTCAAGACCCTGGCCAGCACGGCCTTCGTGCTGCTGGCACTGCAGCTGGATGCGGCGGCCTCGGCATACGGGCGCGCCATCCTCCTCGCGCTCGGGTTGAGCTGGCTGGGCGATGTGCTGCTGCTGTCCACCCGCAGCCGGATCTTCCTGATCGGCATCGCCAGTTTCTTGCTGGCGCACCTCGCGTTCTCGTGGGCGTTTGTCCTGCACGGGTTCGACGGGCGGGCGGCCATCGGCGCCGTGGTGGTCATGGCGGCATTCGGCATCGCCATCCTTGCGTGGCTGAGGCCGCATCTTTCCGGCCTGTACCGCTTCGCCGTGCCCGCCTATGTGCTGGCCATCGTGATGATTGTCTCGCTGTCGGTGGCCGCGAGTGTCGCGACCGGCACGTGGTCGTTGGCGGCGGGCGCCGTGCTGTTCGCGGTCTCGGATATCTCGGTGGCGCGTGATCGCTTCGTGTCGCCGGGCTACGTGAACCGGCTGTGGGGGCTTCCGCTGTACTACCTCGCGCAGATCGTGCTGCTGTCGACGTTGGGACTGCACGCCACGAACTGA
- a CDS encoding PQQ-dependent sugar dehydrogenase gives MRIALLLVSSAVLAAACSGGQTLPEGSSIGADPKLPAPQRSLIPTVDIAPATGWPDGAAPTASGGLAVTRFADGLDHPRWLLVLPNGDVLVAESNGPAGKGGVKGIKGRIMGSVMKKAGAGAPSADRITLLRDADHDGVAEIRQPFLSGLHSPFGMALVGDRLYVANADALVWVPYQAGQLKSDAAPTKLIDLPGKGDELNHHWTKSLIASRDGTRLYVGVGSNSNVAENGMAAEQNRAAILEVDPRTGAFRVFASGIRNPVGLAWEPSGGALWAVANERDELGNDLVPDYLTSVREGGFYGWPYSYWGQHVDARVKPQDPAQVAKAIKPDFALGSHVAPLGLAFTQGGAWSGGKPGAVIGLHGSWNRKPQVGYKVVFVPFSGGRPTGAMQDVLTGFLDGRGNARGRPVGIAMQAEGGILVADDVGNAVWRVAPSK, from the coding sequence ATGCGCATCGCACTGTTGTTGGTTTCCAGCGCCGTCCTCGCGGCTGCCTGCAGCGGCGGCCAGACACTGCCCGAAGGCAGCAGCATCGGCGCGGATCCCAAGTTGCCGGCACCGCAACGATCGCTGATCCCGACCGTGGACATCGCGCCTGCCACCGGCTGGCCCGATGGCGCGGCGCCCACAGCCAGCGGCGGTCTGGCGGTCACGCGATTCGCCGACGGGCTTGATCACCCGCGCTGGTTGCTGGTGCTGCCGAATGGCGATGTGCTGGTGGCGGAGTCCAACGGGCCGGCCGGCAAGGGCGGCGTGAAAGGCATCAAGGGCAGGATCATGGGCTCGGTGATGAAGAAGGCGGGGGCCGGTGCGCCCAGTGCGGATCGCATCACCCTGTTGCGCGATGCCGACCACGATGGCGTCGCGGAAATCAGGCAGCCTTTCCTGAGCGGACTGCATTCACCGTTCGGGATGGCGCTGGTGGGTGATCGCCTTTATGTCGCCAACGCCGATGCGTTGGTCTGGGTGCCGTATCAGGCCGGGCAGCTCAAGAGCGATGCCGCGCCAACCAAACTTATCGACCTGCCCGGCAAGGGCGATGAACTCAATCATCACTGGACCAAGAGCCTGATCGCCAGCCGCGATGGAACGCGCCTCTACGTTGGCGTCGGCTCAAACAGCAACGTGGCCGAGAACGGCATGGCCGCCGAGCAGAACCGTGCGGCGATCCTGGAAGTCGATCCTAGGACCGGCGCGTTCCGGGTGTTCGCATCCGGCATCCGCAATCCAGTCGGGTTGGCGTGGGAGCCTTCGGGCGGCGCGCTGTGGGCGGTGGCGAACGAGCGCGACGAACTGGGCAACGATCTGGTGCCGGACTACCTGACGTCGGTGCGCGAAGGCGGTTTCTACGGCTGGCCGTACAGCTATTGGGGGCAGCACGTGGATGCGCGGGTCAAGCCGCAGGACCCCGCGCAGGTGGCGAAGGCGATCAAGCCGGATTTCGCGCTGGGCAGCCATGTCGCGCCATTGGGTCTGGCATTCACGCAGGGCGGTGCATGGAGCGGCGGCAAGCCGGGCGCGGTGATCGGACTGCACGGCTCCTGGAACCGCAAGCCGCAGGTCGGCTACAAGGTGGTGTTCGTGCCGTTCTCGGGTGGACGGCCGACAGGCGCGATGCAGGATGTGCTGACCGGCTTCCTGGATGGGCGCGGCAACGCGCGTGGACGGCCGGTGGGCATCGCGATGCAGGCGGAAGGCGGCATCCTCGTCGCCGATGATGTCGGCAATGCGGTGTGGCGAGTCGCACCTTCGAAGTGA
- a CDS encoding YkgJ family cysteine cluster protein, giving the protein MSADCSRCDAVCCRLTVVLQPHERIPAHYTTHTEAGLHVMARDEEGWCVALDSARMCCSIYESRPEICRRFVMDGPYCRDVRAEYAERTARGIPMTLAPGG; this is encoded by the coding sequence ATGAGCGCGGACTGCAGCCGTTGCGATGCGGTGTGCTGCCGGCTCACGGTCGTGCTGCAACCCCACGAACGCATCCCCGCGCACTACACCACCCACACCGAAGCGGGCCTGCATGTCATGGCGCGTGACGAGGAAGGCTGGTGCGTCGCGCTCGATTCCGCGCGCATGTGCTGCTCCATCTACGAGTCGCGCCCCGAGATCTGCCGCCGTTTCGTAATGGACGGCCCCTACTGCCGCGACGTACGCGCCGAATACGCGGAACGCACCGCGCGCGGCATCCCCATGACACTCGCCCCAGGAGGTTGA
- a CDS encoding class I SAM-dependent methyltransferase, which translates to MPGYHVREIASAIGGHDYRLRVLNDTQQFADPDGHSARIGISSAQWSLFGQLWPAGRLLAQAMHRFDIAGKRILELGCGIGLASLVLQRRGAEIVATDAHPLAEVFLAYNAALNALPALHYRQFRWGEALPALGSFDVIIASDVLYERDHAELVAGVVERHALPDAEVMVTDPGRGNSTRFGRLLEAQGFHVEAERCPMDDADLPPHRGRMLHFRRGVIA; encoded by the coding sequence ATGCCTGGTTACCACGTCCGCGAAATCGCATCCGCCATCGGCGGCCACGACTATCGCCTGCGCGTGCTCAACGACACCCAGCAGTTCGCCGACCCGGACGGCCACAGCGCCCGCATCGGCATTTCATCCGCGCAATGGAGCCTGTTCGGACAGCTCTGGCCCGCCGGCCGGCTGCTGGCGCAGGCGATGCATCGTTTCGACATCGCCGGCAAGCGCATCCTTGAACTGGGATGTGGCATCGGTCTGGCCAGTCTGGTGCTGCAGCGTCGCGGCGCCGAGATCGTCGCCACCGACGCGCATCCGCTGGCCGAAGTGTTCCTGGCCTACAACGCGGCATTGAACGCGCTGCCGGCCCTGCATTACCGGCAATTCCGCTGGGGCGAAGCCTTGCCGGCGCTGGGCAGCTTCGACGTCATCATCGCCAGCGACGTGCTGTACGAACGCGACCATGCCGAACTCGTCGCCGGCGTTGTCGAGCGCCACGCGCTGCCCGACGCCGAAGTGATGGTCACCGATCCCGGACGCGGCAACAGCACGCGCTTCGGTCGCCTGCTGGAGGCGCAGGGCTTCCATGTCGAGGCGGAACGCTGCCCGATGGACGATGCCGACCTGCCACCGCATCGCGGACGCATGCTGCATTTCCGTCGCGGGGTCATCGCATGA
- a CDS encoding coniferyl aldehyde dehydrogenase: MDDTPDTALTRAFRAQRDAALRDPMPTHARRIAMLDALDAAVRRHEQDWVDAISADFGHRAPFETRLLEWMPLLTEIAHLRRHLKRWMRPRSVTPNWNFLPGRAQLYPQPRGVVGVIGAWNYPLLLNLSPAVNAIAAGNRVMIKPSEHAPATAALMQRVVAECFAADEVVVVMGDAELSAAFAALPFDHIVFTGSGRVGRKVMAAAAANLTPVTLELGGKSPAIVHDSFHLEDAADRIASAKFWNAGQTCIAPDYALVPGAKIDTFANHAMATIKRRWPPASRADDYTRMIDAKARARMQSLVDDAAAQGARILQAWAPDDARGFPPTLLLDVRPDMQVMQEEIFGPLLPVIGYDTLDDALGFVRERDRPLALYYFDHDAGRIDHVLVTTHAGGVTVNDCMVHFAQHRLPFGGIGGSGFGAYHGEAGFNALSHFKPVLRQSTLTARLLGRLAKPPYGPDSYRLLRLLVGRGRTR, translated from the coding sequence ATGGATGACACTCCCGACACCGCACTGACCCGCGCCTTCCGCGCACAACGCGACGCCGCCCTGCGCGACCCGATGCCGACGCATGCACGACGCATCGCCATGCTCGACGCGCTGGACGCCGCCGTACGCCGTCACGAACAGGATTGGGTCGATGCGATTTCCGCCGACTTCGGCCACCGTGCGCCCTTCGAAACGCGCCTGCTGGAATGGATGCCGCTGCTCACCGAGATCGCGCACCTCCGCCGCCACCTGAAGCGCTGGATGCGCCCGCGCAGCGTCACGCCGAACTGGAACTTCCTGCCCGGCCGTGCACAGCTGTATCCGCAGCCGCGTGGCGTGGTCGGCGTGATCGGCGCATGGAACTATCCACTGCTGCTCAACCTTTCGCCCGCCGTCAACGCGATCGCCGCCGGCAACCGGGTGATGATCAAGCCCTCCGAACACGCACCGGCCACCGCGGCGCTGATGCAACGCGTGGTCGCCGAATGCTTCGCCGCCGATGAAGTCGTGGTGGTCATGGGCGATGCGGAACTGTCCGCCGCCTTCGCCGCCCTGCCCTTCGACCACATCGTGTTCACCGGCTCGGGCCGCGTCGGGCGCAAGGTCATGGCTGCGGCTGCCGCCAACCTCACGCCGGTCACGCTGGAACTGGGCGGCAAGTCGCCGGCCATCGTCCACGACAGTTTCCATCTGGAAGATGCCGCCGACCGCATCGCCAGCGCCAAGTTCTGGAATGCCGGGCAGACCTGCATCGCGCCCGATTACGCGCTGGTGCCGGGCGCGAAGATCGACACCTTCGCCAACCACGCGATGGCGACCATCAAGCGGCGTTGGCCGCCGGCCAGCCGCGCCGACGACTACACCCGGATGATCGATGCCAAGGCACGGGCACGCATGCAGTCACTGGTTGACGATGCCGCCGCGCAAGGTGCGCGGATCCTGCAGGCATGGGCGCCCGACGATGCACGCGGCTTCCCGCCCACCCTGCTGCTGGATGTACGCCCCGACATGCAGGTGATGCAGGAGGAAATCTTCGGGCCGCTGCTGCCGGTCATCGGCTACGACACGCTGGACGATGCGCTCGGTTTCGTCCGCGAACGCGACCGCCCGCTCGCGCTCTACTACTTCGACCACGATGCCGGGCGCATCGACCATGTGCTCGTCACCACGCACGCCGGCGGCGTCACCGTGAACGATTGCATGGTGCATTTCGCACAGCATCGCCTGCCTTTCGGCGGCATCGGCGGCAGTGGCTTCGGTGCGTACCATGGCGAAGCGGGCTTCAACGCGCTGTCGCATTTCAAGCCGGTGCTGAGGCAAAGCACGCTCACCGCACGCCTGCTCGGGCGCCTCGCCAAGCCGCCGTATGGCCCGGATTCGTATCGGTTGCTGCGCCTGCTGGTAGGTCGCGGCCGCACCCGTTGA
- a CDS encoding GMC family oxidoreductase — MPAHHDYDYLVIGSGFGGSVAALRLAEKGYRVAVLEQGRHWTPDTLPTSNWQLARWLWKPLLGLRGFFSLRFFRHVVVLHGNAVGGGSITYANTLLVPPREVWRQGQWAGLLDWDALMPAHYATAMRMLGVTRNRRPGPADERLRIASADAGLTDAYTLTDVGVYFGGEGEAPGTPHPDPYFDGEGPARASCIACGGCMVGCRHGAKNTLDLNYLHLAQKRGAVLQAETRVTRIRPLDADGGTGYEVDVRQGFGLRAKRKRLRCEGIVMAASSLGTQDLLLRAKDRGDLSALSAQLGRRVRTNAESLIGVRFPGSDVDLSTGIAIGSGVQLDAHTHVEATRYPAGSDAMGLISTLMARGKRDWLATMLGMALRHPRTLWRTLKPTGWARESMILLCMQTLDDHLDMRLERPWFWPFRKQLASHGPRIPTSIPQANAFALRLAERFGGTALTSLPEVLFGIPMTAHCMGGAGMGDSTDTGVCDAWGRVHGYRNFIICDGALLSSNLGVNPSLTITALAEHVMSGIAPAAADPEYAVAR, encoded by the coding sequence ATGCCCGCGCATCACGACTACGACTATCTCGTCATCGGTTCGGGCTTCGGCGGCAGCGTCGCCGCGCTGAGGCTCGCTGAAAAAGGCTATCGCGTCGCGGTGCTGGAACAGGGCCGCCACTGGACGCCGGACACCCTGCCCACGAGCAACTGGCAACTCGCGCGCTGGCTGTGGAAGCCGCTGCTCGGCCTGCGTGGATTCTTCAGCCTGCGCTTCTTCCGCCATGTCGTGGTGCTGCACGGCAATGCGGTCGGCGGCGGTTCCATCACCTACGCGAACACCTTGCTGGTGCCTCCGCGCGAAGTCTGGCGGCAGGGCCAGTGGGCCGGCCTGCTGGATTGGGATGCGTTGATGCCGGCGCATTACGCCACCGCGATGCGCATGCTCGGCGTCACCCGCAACCGTCGCCCGGGTCCGGCGGACGAACGCCTGCGCATCGCCAGTGCGGATGCCGGGCTGACCGATGCCTACACGCTCACCGATGTCGGCGTGTATTTCGGTGGCGAGGGCGAAGCGCCCGGCACGCCGCATCCCGATCCCTATTTCGATGGCGAAGGCCCGGCGCGTGCAAGCTGCATCGCATGTGGCGGCTGCATGGTCGGCTGCCGCCACGGCGCGAAGAACACGCTCGACCTCAACTACCTGCACCTCGCGCAGAAGCGTGGCGCCGTGCTGCAGGCGGAAACCCGCGTCACCCGCATCCGCCCGCTCGATGCCGATGGCGGCACTGGTTACGAAGTGGACGTACGCCAAGGCTTCGGGCTGCGTGCAAAGCGGAAACGCCTGCGCTGCGAGGGCATCGTCATGGCCGCCTCGTCTCTTGGCACGCAGGACCTGCTGCTGCGTGCGAAGGATCGCGGCGACCTGTCGGCGCTCTCCGCGCAACTCGGGCGGCGCGTGCGCACCAATGCCGAATCGTTGATCGGCGTGCGTTTTCCCGGCAGCGATGTCGATCTCTCCACCGGCATCGCCATCGGTTCCGGCGTGCAGCTGGACGCGCACACGCATGTGGAAGCCACGCGCTACCCGGCCGGCTCGGATGCCATGGGCCTCATCTCCACGCTGATGGCGCGCGGCAAGCGCGACTGGCTGGCGACGATGCTCGGCATGGCCCTGCGTCATCCGCGCACCCTGTGGCGCACGCTCAAGCCCACCGGCTGGGCACGCGAGTCGATGATCCTGCTGTGCATGCAGACCCTCGACGATCACCTCGACATGCGGCTTGAACGGCCTTGGTTCTGGCCCTTCCGCAAGCAACTGGCCAGCCACGGGCCGCGCATCCCGACTTCGATCCCGCAGGCCAATGCGTTCGCGTTGCGGCTTGCGGAGCGCTTCGGCGGCACCGCGCTCACCTCGCTGCCGGAAGTGCTGTTCGGCATCCCGATGACCGCGCACTGCATGGGCGGCGCCGGCATGGGCGACAGCACCGACACCGGCGTCTGCGATGCCTGGGGCCGCGTGCATGGCTACCGCAATTTCATCATCTGCGATGGCGCCCTGCTCTCGTCCAACCTGGGCGTCAACCCGAGCCTCACCATCACCGCGCTGGCCGAACACGTGATGTCGGGCATCGCGCCAGCCGCTGCCGATCCGGAGTACGCCGTGGCACGATGA
- a CDS encoding GntP family permease: protein MSFLIVLAALCFLMYVAYRGYSVILFAPIAALGAVLLTDPQLVAPMFTGLFMDKMVGFLKLYFPVFLLGAVFGKLIEISGFSKSIVAATIRVVGAQRAMLAIVLVCALLTYGGVSLFVVVFAVYPFAAELFRQGDIPKRLIPGTIALGAFTFTMDALPGTPQIQNIIPTTFFKTDTWAAPWLGTLGGTFILVLGMLYLDWRRRVALRNGEGYGDAATLLNEPAAFTGGKLANPFIALLPLLLVGISNKLFTLLIPRVYGTSHEFIPAVIGSPAPVVQEVSKVAAIWAVQGALLVGILCVIAFAWKPVVASFAEGTKSAIGGSLLAAMNTASEYGFGAVIAALPGFLVVANGLSAIPNPLVNEAITVSALAGITGSASGGMSIALAAMAETFIANAQAAGIPMEVLHRVASMASGGMDTLPHNGAVITLLAVTGLTHRQAYKDIFAITLIKTAAVFFIIAVFYATGIV, encoded by the coding sequence ATGTCGTTCCTGATCGTGCTGGCCGCGCTGTGCTTCCTGATGTACGTCGCCTATCGCGGCTACAGCGTCATCCTGTTCGCGCCCATCGCCGCGCTCGGCGCCGTGCTGCTGACCGATCCGCAGCTGGTCGCGCCGATGTTCACCGGCCTGTTCATGGACAAGATGGTGGGCTTCCTCAAGCTTTATTTCCCGGTGTTCCTGCTCGGCGCGGTGTTCGGCAAGCTGATCGAGATCTCCGGCTTCTCCAAGTCCATCGTCGCCGCCACCATCCGCGTGGTCGGCGCGCAACGCGCGATGCTCGCCATCGTGCTGGTCTGCGCGCTGCTGACCTACGGCGGGGTGTCGCTGTTCGTTGTGGTGTTCGCGGTGTATCCGTTCGCCGCCGAGCTCTTCCGCCAAGGCGACATCCCCAAGCGGCTGATCCCCGGCACCATCGCGCTCGGCGCGTTCACCTTCACCATGGACGCGCTGCCGGGCACGCCGCAGATCCAGAACATCATCCCCACCACCTTCTTCAAGACCGACACCTGGGCCGCGCCGTGGCTGGGCACGCTCGGCGGCACCTTCATCCTGGTGCTCGGCATGCTCTATCTCGACTGGCGCCGCCGCGTGGCGCTGCGCAACGGCGAGGGTTATGGCGATGCCGCGACCCTGCTCAACGAACCCGCCGCGTTCACCGGCGGCAAGCTGGCCAATCCCTTCATCGCGCTGCTGCCGCTGCTGCTGGTCGGCATCAGCAACAAGCTGTTCACCCTGCTGATTCCGCGCGTCTATGGGACCTCGCACGAATTCATCCCGGCGGTGATCGGCAGCCCGGCGCCGGTGGTGCAGGAAGTGTCGAAGGTGGCCGCGATCTGGGCCGTGCAGGGCGCCCTGCTGGTCGGCATCCTGTGCGTGATCGCGTTCGCGTGGAAGCCGGTGGTGGCGAGCTTCGCCGAAGGCACCAAGTCGGCGATCGGCGGGTCGCTCCTGGCGGCGATGAACACCGCATCGGAATACGGCTTCGGCGCGGTGATCGCCGCGCTGCCGGGTTTCCTGGTCGTCGCCAACGGGCTGTCGGCCATCCCCAATCCGCTGGTCAACGAAGCGATCACGGTGAGCGCGCTGGCCGGCATCACCGGCTCGGCCTCGGGCGGCATGTCGATCGCGCTGGCGGCGATGGCGGAAACCTTCATCGCCAATGCGCAGGCCGCCGGCATCCCGATGGAAGTGCTGCACCGCGTGGCGTCGATGGCCTCCGGCGGCATGGACACCCTGCCCCACAACGGCGCGGTGATCACTCTGCTCGCGGTGACCGGGCTGACCCATCGCCAGGCGTACAAGGACATCTTCGCCATCACGTTGATCAAGACGGCGGCGGTGTTCTTCATCATCGCGGTGTTCTACGCGACCGGCATCGTCTGA
- a CDS encoding TonB-dependent receptor, whose amino-acid sequence MKSNGLSLAIAMALAGTAFVAPNAHAQQAPANDTTSKTERSLGTVVVTARKREETLQEVPVAVTAFTPETLDKLNVKDLGDLDAQVPNLTIYAARGSTSTVTAYIRGVGQADPLWGVDPGVGIYLDDVYIARPQGALLDVFDVDRIEVLRGPQGTLYGKNTIGGAIKYISKALPAKTSGFASVSVGNYNQRDVKAAVGGSIGGEDSGLRARLAVASMKRDGFGEILNQPGEQVSDKDIKAARLQVGAFAGDNFDVQFALDWMDDGSGMRAAKMLEPNPLAPTYPPLSSRYDIRSAMRNVNDTTMKGMSATVNWRPNEDWAVKYVIAKRESDTHTAIDFDVTPLTLVDVYANYNDSQVSHELQANFDGGGRARGVFGIYAFNGDAGGQVLNHFYNPLAATGLTNPLFGDTQGVVNTKSFAAYADWTFDITEKLALDVGARYTDEDKHAIALNKFYTSLAYTTSWGTAANFNKTVNFKNVSPKVSLNYQVTPDIMVYGLASRGFKSGGYNIRANTTAVPRSGEPFQDESVDSYEIGTKMGLLDNTLFLNLAAFHNRYKDIQLSVFTSYTLPNGTQSFFGDFTNAGRGTVNGAEIEYQWLPSAHWLISGNLAWLDSKYDEFITSGVNVANTQHFTNAPKFSGAINAEWRTELANGGSFSARVGYSYQTGVWPTTDLSKAIYQPSYGLLGAGVTWKPSAPWTLSLQGSNLTDEEYRTTGYNIAAYGVLTGFYGPPRQYTLTARYDF is encoded by the coding sequence ATGAAAAGCAATGGTTTGAGCCTGGCGATCGCCATGGCACTGGCGGGCACCGCCTTCGTCGCGCCGAACGCGCACGCGCAGCAGGCGCCTGCCAACGACACGACCAGCAAGACCGAACGCAGCCTGGGCACGGTGGTGGTCACCGCCCGCAAGCGCGAGGAGACCCTGCAGGAAGTGCCGGTCGCGGTCACCGCGTTCACCCCGGAGACGCTGGACAAGCTCAACGTCAAGGACCTCGGTGACCTGGACGCACAGGTGCCGAACCTGACCATCTACGCCGCGCGCGGTTCCACCAGCACGGTGACGGCCTATATCCGCGGCGTCGGCCAAGCCGATCCGCTGTGGGGCGTGGACCCGGGCGTGGGCATCTATCTGGATGACGTCTACATCGCGCGTCCGCAGGGTGCGCTGCTCGACGTGTTCGACGTGGACCGCATCGAAGTGCTGCGCGGCCCGCAGGGCACGCTGTACGGAAAGAACACCATCGGCGGCGCGATCAAGTACATCTCGAAGGCTCTGCCGGCCAAGACCTCGGGCTTCGCCTCGGTCAGCGTGGGCAACTACAACCAGCGTGACGTCAAGGCCGCCGTGGGGGGCTCCATCGGCGGCGAGGACAGCGGCCTGCGTGCCCGCCTGGCCGTGGCCAGCATGAAGCGCGACGGCTTCGGCGAGATCCTCAACCAGCCGGGCGAGCAGGTCAGCGACAAGGACATCAAGGCCGCGCGCCTGCAGGTCGGCGCCTTCGCCGGTGACAACTTCGACGTGCAGTTCGCGCTGGACTGGATGGATGACGGCTCCGGCATGCGTGCCGCCAAGATGCTGGAGCCCAACCCGCTGGCACCGACGTATCCGCCGCTGTCCAGCCGCTATGACATCCGCAGCGCGATGCGCAACGTCAACGACACCACGATGAAGGGCATGTCGGCCACGGTGAACTGGCGTCCCAACGAGGACTGGGCGGTCAAGTACGTCATCGCCAAGCGCGAGTCCGACACCCACACCGCGATCGACTTCGACGTCACTCCGCTGACCCTGGTCGATGTGTACGCCAACTACAACGACAGCCAGGTCAGCCACGAACTGCAGGCCAACTTCGACGGCGGTGGCCGCGCCCGCGGCGTGTTCGGCATCTATGCCTTCAACGGCGATGCCGGCGGCCAGGTGCTCAACCATTTCTACAACCCGCTGGCGGCCACCGGCCTGACCAACCCGCTGTTCGGCGATACCCAGGGCGTAGTCAACACCAAGTCCTTCGCGGCCTATGCCGACTGGACCTTCGACATCACCGAAAAGCTGGCGCTGGATGTCGGCGCCCGCTACACCGACGAAGACAAGCACGCCATCGCGCTGAACAAGTTCTACACCAGCCTCGCGTACACGACCTCGTGGGGCACGGCGGCCAACTTCAACAAGACGGTCAACTTCAAGAACGTCTCGCCGAAAGTGTCGCTGAACTACCAGGTCACGCCGGACATCATGGTCTACGGCCTGGCGTCGCGCGGCTTCAAGTCGGGCGGCTACAACATCCGCGCCAACACCACGGCGGTGCCGCGTTCGGGCGAGCCTTTCCAGGACGAGTCGGTCGACAGCTACGAGATCGGCACCAAGATGGGCCTGCTGGACAACACCCTGTTCCTCAACCTCGCGGCCTTCCACAACCGCTACAAGGACATCCAGCTGTCGGTGTTCACCAGCTACACGCTGCCCAACGGCACGCAGAGCTTCTTCGGTGACTTCACCAATGCCGGTCGCGGCACGGTCAACGGCGCCGAAATCGAATACCAGTGGCTGCCGAGCGCGCACTGGCTGATCAGCGGCAACCTGGCCTGGCTGGATTCCAAGTACGACGAGTTCATCACCAGCGGCGTCAACGTGGCCAACACGCAGCACTTCACCAACGCACCGAAGTTCTCCGGCGCGATCAATGCGGAATGGCGCACCGAGCTCGCCAACGGCGGCAGCTTCTCCGCCCGCGTCGGCTACAGCTACCAGACCGGCGTGTGGCCGACCACCGATCTCAGCAAGGCGATCTACCAGCCGTCCTACGGCCTGCTGGGTGCCGGCGTGACCTGGAAGCCGAGCGCACCGTGGACGCTGTCGCTGCAGGGCAGCAACCTGACCGACGAGGAATACCGCACCACCGGCTACAACATCGCCGCCTACGGCGTGCTGACCGGTTTCTACGGCCCGCCGCGCCAGTACACGCTGACCGCCCGCTACGACTTCTGA